A region from the Armatimonadota bacterium genome encodes:
- the rplE gene encoding 50S ribosomal protein L5: MPRLKDRYTQEIAVTLKKEFQFKNVMQVPHLDKIVLNMGVGKAGQTGGDAKELDGALRDMAIIAGQKPVVTLARKSVSNFKLRAGSRIGCKVTLRGDRMYEFFDRLVNTALPRIRDFQGISPNSFDGRGNFALGLREQLVFPEIDYDKIDKVRGLDVIICTSATTDEAARALLKALGMPFRER; encoded by the coding sequence GCTGTCACGCTCAAAAAGGAGTTTCAGTTCAAGAACGTGATGCAGGTTCCGCATCTCGACAAGATCGTGCTGAACATGGGCGTGGGCAAAGCAGGGCAAACTGGCGGTGACGCGAAGGAGCTGGATGGCGCGCTGCGCGATATGGCGATAATTGCCGGCCAAAAGCCGGTAGTGACGCTCGCTCGCAAGTCGGTTTCCAACTTCAAGCTGCGCGCAGGATCTCGCATCGGCTGCAAGGTAACGCTGCGGGGAGACCGGATGTACGAGTTCTTCGACCGGCTGGTCAACACGGCGCTGCCGCGTATTCGTGACTTTCAAGGGATATCGCCCAACTCATTCGATGGGCGCGGCAACTTTGCCCTTGGCCTTCGCGAGCAGTTGGTGTTTCCTGAGATCGACTACGACAAGATCGACAAAGTTCGAGGGCTTGACGTCATCATCTGCACCTCCGCAACCACAGACGAGGCCGCACGGGCGTTGTTAAAGGCCCTCGGCATGCCGTTCCGCGAGCGCTGA